ctCATTCTATCCTTCTGGAGAGGACAGCTCTCCTAACATGCACAAAGGCACTGCGTGTACTCATAGCCCTCTCCGAGGCAGGCATGGGGTGGGACCTCACCTTGGAGTAGTCCAGTTTGGCAGTGCTGGGCCCTGAGTCCAGGTGTGCACGGACCAGGGAAGTGAGGAGATTGGCAGGGGAGGCATCCGGAGGCTGCTTGGGTTTTGAAGGTAGCCGGCCCCGCCGCCCCTTCAGGCTGTCTGTTCGGACAACTGCAAAGGAACGGGTAGGGGTGAGGAAGGAAGAGATGTGAGGAAGGGCCCCTCAGCCCAAGCCGTGCACACCACTGCTGAGATGCGCCCCACCGAGTCCCTAGGACCCAGAGCCCCTGAGATCCAAGGTACCCTACAGGGACCTCCCCCTGCCACCACCCTCACAATCCAGGCAGGTGTAGGCTGCCTCCCTCCAAGGCCTGGGGTTCAGAGGTGGGATGGAAATAAGACGTGCCCTCCCCCGGGTCATCCAGGGCAGAAGCCTGGGGACCCTGCTGGTCCCACTCCAATCAAGCCTACCCTTGCCCCGCTGGGCTGCACCCCAGCCACACACCTTCCTTCACCATGCCCACTGCCAGGCACTTCTGGAAGCGGCAGAACTGGCAGCGGTTTCGCCGCCTCTTGTCCACAGGGCAGTCCTTGTTAGCCAGGCAGATGTACTTGGCGTTTTTCTGCACTGTGCGCTGGGTGGGGGGGCAACACGGAACAGGCTGTCagagtgtggggtggggaggggggagcctAGGGGAGAGGACTGTCCAGATCCTGCTGCCACTGCAGACAAAAGCACTCTCTGTTCACAGCTATTTTTCTAACATTTGGGTGGCAAGGGAGGGAGAGATAGGGGGTTGGGGGGGAGAGAAAAGTCTTGAAGACAATGGGGGAGGTTTCTCCCTCTGAGGAAGACCCCAGGACACAATATCGGGGACCAGGGTCTCTCCGGCAGTCCAGACACCTGTATTTTTTCATGGGCTCTTGTCCGCCTGCCCTCTCCCTAGGGCAGACAGGAGAGGGCCaaagggctgggggtggggacggGAAGTTAAGCAGGCACCATCTCTGGGACAAACACACAGCCTGTTCCCAAGTCCACCCCTGGTCCTCAGGAACCAAACCCTCCGCCAGGATCCTTTCATCTCACGCCAGGAACGTGAGAGCATGGGGGCACCCCTTCCCACTAGAACCTTGAGTTGGGGGAGGACAGGCAGAGAAAAACCAGAGGCTGGCCAGGCACCCCTGTAGCCCATATCTGCCCGTATCTCACCCCTCCCTCCAGCTCTGTGCAATCCCACGGGCCCCTGAGTGTCCTGTCGAATGAAAGCTTCCAGCCCTGGCATCTATGGGTCTCCAGGAAGGCGGCCCACCTGGCAGGGCTGACCCCGTCCTGCAGGACAGAACTTAGCTGGGAGGAGAATCCAGGGGGTGACCACAGGTCCCAACGGGATGAGAGGCCAGCCTCTCTCCATTTCCAACAAAAAGCCCCACCCGGGGCCACGCAGTACCTTGAAGAAGCCCTTGCAGCCCTCACAGGTGCGGACACCATAATGCTGGCATGACGCGTTGTCCCCACACACAGCACAGCGGCCTTCACTTCCACCTGGGGCCCCGCTCCGGGTCTTGGTTGAGGTCACGGGTGCATCCAGTATCCCCGAGCCCTCAAGGTGTGGAGAAGTGGGTGCCAAACCTGGGAAGGCGGTCGGCATGGAAtagctctctccctcccccagctggTGGGTGGCCTGTGACGGGAACAACTTCAGGGGGCTCTgggccaggctggggctgggaccGGTGGGAGTACTGAAGGAAAAGAAGGCTGGAGGCTGTGGGGGCCCAGAGGCTTTGGGCAGCTGCTCTGTCCATGCCCGCAGGCCTTCATAAGTCTGGCTGGGCGAGAAGTGGCCGAATGAGCCATCCCAGGGAGAGAGCTGGGGCGGCTGGAAGCTGGGCGTGGACGGCGATGGGGCCGAGCAGGGGCTACCATAGTAGTCAGAGCCACTGGAGGACAGGGCCTCATCCACTGGGCCGCTCAGGGGGCCAGGGTAGCAGCCGTACACCTGGAAGTCCTCGAATTtgaaggaggcagaggcaggggaggtGGCTGAGGACGAGGATGtggaggaggccgaggaggaggctgaggagcaTGGCTGGACTGTTCCCGGCAGCTGGTAGAGGAAGGTGTCAAACTCTCCTGTGTAGCCGTCCATGAAGGTGCTGAAGCTGGGCAGGGCAGTGGGGGCAGCAGGGGCCGCCTCAGGGCTGGCTAGGTCCATGGTGGGCTTGATGAACTCAGGGGTCAGGGGGTCGCTTGCCAGGTGGTCACGGGGTCCTGGACTCGGTGCTGGTGTCCCATATTGGGCTTGGATACAGGGCATCTCTGGAGAGAGAGGAAACcccagggagggaaaggagagtcAGTGAGAGAAGCCTATAGCCTAGTCTCAAAGTATGTGGGCCCCAGAGCAGCAAGGTGGCAGGAATCCCAGCCTAAAGATGGGACAGAGGCACCAGGACCAGAGCACCCAGGAATCCTGACCCCTGGCCTGAGTACCGTCTCGACTTAGATGCCACAAAGCCCCTGGGCAGCGGCCCAGCATGAGTGGGCTCCGTCAGAAGGCCAGCCACACCCTAGTCAGCCTGGGAACCCTAGGGGAGGCATCCAGCCAGCATTTCTCTGCTGGAACAGGGGGAAGCTGTGTTCCTCCAGCCCCCTGACCCTCCTGCCCCCCTGCCCTGGGGAAGGCGTGGTGGGGGCTGGGAAAAGGGTGAGTGGGAGAGGCAGCTCAGCAAAGCCTCAGCCCAGCTCTCAGGAGCAGCTCCCTGGGTTGTTTCGCCAAACAGGCACGTCCTGGGAATACTCCCAGGCACATCCCAGCCTCTGCAAAGCCCCTTTTCTCCTCCCCTCATGGTGCCTAGGAAGAAGGATGTCGTGGAGATGGAAGAGGAGCTGGGAGTGAAAGCCCAGCTGCCTAAGAAGGCAGCCTAACGCAGAGGCCTTAGCCTGTCCCCCATTTCCACCCTAACCCTGTACACTGAGCAAAGGCAGCAGATTCCAAGCCCACCCCAATCCTGCCATCTGGGGCTGGGAAGCCACTCTGCACTGCCCAAGATGCTCCCAGAAGCAAAGAGGAAGGCAGCCCAGGCCTCCTCATCGGTAACCTGGCTCCAGACCTTTAAAGGCCATTTGCTGGGgacaggggaagggggaggaaggagaCCACAGCCCCCTGGACTCCCAGGAGAATGGACAACAGTACCTGAAAAGAATGTTCTGCTGCCCCCAGTTATTTTAATAAGAGAACTGAGAGAGACCAGGAGAAGACTTAAGGTGGCTATGCAGGAAGGAGAAGCCTGCTGGTGGGTGGGTGGAAGACATTCTGCCCCTCCACTAAATCGGGGTCTGTGCCCTGAAGAATCCAGGGGCTCAGGCAAAGGGGGTTACACACCTCCAGTCCCGAGGAGCCTGAAGAGAGCCTGAACAGAGATAGCATCATTCAGGCAGATCCTCACATTCACAGAATGGTCAAAAAATAATGCAGAGGAGGCTCCAGGACAGTCTCCCTCCCAACCTCCATGTCTGGGCTCTGCATAACTCCGGCCTCACCAGTCAAGGAGGGAAGCTGGAGAAGAAATCAAGCAGGAACAGAGAGTACCATAATCGAGGGGTGCAGTGATGGGGGTAAAGGCTGTCACCACCTCCTGGCCAAGAGCCCAGGAAGTCCTCTCTGGTCCTAGCCTTTCTTCTAACTCCACGGGACCGAACAGGGCACCTCCACCCCTAGCCTGACATTCACATAACCAATCAAGACAACAGAGACCCTTGTAGCTTGGGCCCCACCCACCCAGTGGCACCAGTCCACAGGCATGCAGCACCCTGCAAGAGGTGAGGGTGGCCACATCTGCCTGCACTAGGACAGCCTGGGCACGGATGGGCTGGGGGTGAAGA
The Rhinopithecus roxellana isolate Shanxi Qingling chromosome 10, ASM756505v1, whole genome shotgun sequence DNA segment above includes these coding regions:
- the NR4A1 gene encoding nuclear receptor subfamily 4 group A member 1 isoform X2, producing MPCIQAQYGTPAPSPGPRDHLASDPLTPEFIKPTMDLASPEAAPAAPTALPSFSTFMDGYTGEFDTFLYQLPGTVQPCSSASSSASSTSSSSATSPASASFKFEDFQVYGCYPGPLSGPVDEALSSSGSDYYGSPCSAPSPSTPSFQPPQLSPWDGSFGHFSPSQTYEGLRAWTEQLPKASGPPQPPAFFSFSTPTGPSPSLAQSPLKLFPSQATHQLGEGESYSMPTAFPGLAPTSPHLEGSGILDAPVTSTKTRSGAPGGSEGRCAVCGDNASCQHYGVRTCEGCKGFFKRTVQKNAKYICLANKDCPVDKRRRNRCQFCRFQKCLAVGMVKEVVRTDSLKGRRGRLPSKPKQPPDASPANLLTSLVRAHLDSGPSTAKLDYSKFQELMLPCFGKEDAGDVQQFYDLLSGSLEVIRKWAEKIPGFAELSPADQDLLLESAFLELFILRLAYRSKPGEGKLIFCSGLVLHRLQCARGFGDWIDSILAFSRSLHSLVVDVPAFACLSALVLITDRHGLQEPRRVEELQNRIASCLKEHVAAVAGEPQPASCLSRLLGKLPELRTLCTQGLQRIFYLKLEDLVPPPPIIDKIFMDTLPF
- the NR4A1 gene encoding nuclear receptor subfamily 4 group A member 1 isoform X1: MGAPAAQSGSGPAGARPRKAGVERREEPVGPGLHHGQRPGPAPPRQPGSFSWALTADRIMWLAKACWSIQSEMPCIQAQYGTPAPSPGPRDHLASDPLTPEFIKPTMDLASPEAAPAAPTALPSFSTFMDGYTGEFDTFLYQLPGTVQPCSSASSSASSTSSSSATSPASASFKFEDFQVYGCYPGPLSGPVDEALSSSGSDYYGSPCSAPSPSTPSFQPPQLSPWDGSFGHFSPSQTYEGLRAWTEQLPKASGPPQPPAFFSFSTPTGPSPSLAQSPLKLFPSQATHQLGEGESYSMPTAFPGLAPTSPHLEGSGILDAPVTSTKTRSGAPGGSEGRCAVCGDNASCQHYGVRTCEGCKGFFKRTVQKNAKYICLANKDCPVDKRRRNRCQFCRFQKCLAVGMVKEVVRTDSLKGRRGRLPSKPKQPPDASPANLLTSLVRAHLDSGPSTAKLDYSKFQELMLPCFGKEDAGDVQQFYDLLSGSLEVIRKWAEKIPGFAELSPADQDLLLESAFLELFILRLAYRSKPGEGKLIFCSGLVLHRLQCARGFGDWIDSILAFSRSLHSLVVDVPAFACLSALVLITDRHGLQEPRRVEELQNRIASCLKEHVAAVAGEPQPASCLSRLLGKLPELRTLCTQGLQRIFYLKLEDLVPPPPIIDKIFMDTLPF